A genomic segment from Biomphalaria glabrata chromosome 16, xgBioGlab47.1, whole genome shotgun sequence encodes:
- the LOC106075390 gene encoding protein transport protein Sec61 subunit beta-like: protein MALPAASSTSVGGGRGGPSKSITPRSSGGTTARQRKPAASSSGGARKAAGSSAGMWRFYTEDSPGIKVGPVPVLVMSLIFIASVFMLHIWGKYTRS from the exons ccAGCAGCAAGTTCAACATCTGTTGGAGGGGGTCGTGGTGGTCCTTCAAAAAGTATTACACCAAGGTCGTCAGGTGGAACCACAGCCAGACAAAG gaaacctgcAGCTTCCAGTTCAGGAGGAGCTAGAAAAGCCGCAGGAAGCAGCGCTGGCATGTGGCGCTTTTATACAGAGGATTCCCCCGGAATTAAAGT TGGCCCAGTTCCTGTCTTGGTCATGAGTCTCATTTTTATTGCCTCCGTTTTCATGCTTCACATTTGGGGCAAGTACACCCGCAGCTAA
- the LOC106075391 gene encoding beclin-1-like: MANLKLEPGRTGTTHVHFLCQRCNLPLKIDSSFSDMSRDLYKELTEPLVLSSDMEESIQIIRPEHDLAYEENDDYIRAYVPRGGFEESNDFTLVGNLGPGSMDTLSIRARVTGHLFDLMSGASEIDHPLCEECTDHLLDSLDHQLKLVEDESKEYREFLEKLGETEDEYNDTELDDELRQLLDEERQLMQELELAERERKKIAEAMAIEKQKAKKLDEDEEIYWQEYNDQCRIASELEDEQRSVDNQLKYAQAQLDRLKKTNVFNATFHIWHDGEFGTINDFRLGRLPGIAVEWIEINTAWGQVVLLLVSLANKIGLKFKKYRPVPYGNHSYIEVLDEKKELPLYGSGGIRFLWDTKFDSAMVAFLECLQQFRDEVEKEDSSFNLPYKMSKGKIYEGEKNQYSIKMQFNSEEQWTKALKYMLTNLKWALAWLSARKSLGD; the protein is encoded by the exons atggcCAACCTAAAGTTAGAGCCTGGAAGAACAGGAACTACTCATGTACATTTTTTGTGCCAGAGATGCAATCTCCcattaaaaatagattcaaGCTTCAGTGATATGTCACGAGACCTTTATAAAGAATTAACAG AACCTCTAGTGTTGTCTTCAGACATGGAAGAAAGTATACAAATCATTCGCCCTGAA CATGACCTTGCTTATGAAGAGAATGATGATTACATTAGAGCATATGTACCAAGAGGAGG atttgaAGAGTCCAACGACTTCACTCTGGTTGGCAATCTCGGACCAGGAAGTATGGACACTTTAAGTATACGAGCCAGG GTTACTGGTCATCTGTTTGATTTAATGTCTGGAGCCTCTGAAATAGACCACCCTTTGTGTGAG GAATGTACTGACCATCTTTTGGACAGCCTTGATCACCAGTTGAAACTAGTTGAAGATGAGAGTAAAGAATACAG AGAATTCTTAGAGAAACTTGGCGAGACTGAAGATGAGTACAATGACACCGAGCTGGATGATGAGCTCAGACAG TTGTTAGATGAAGAGAGACAACTCATGCAGGAACTAGAGCTAgctgaaagagaaagaaagaagattgCTGAGGCCATGGCGATAGAGAAGCAGAAAGCCAAAAAACTTGACGAGGATGAGGAGAT ctaCTGGCAAGAATACAATGATCAGTGTAGAATAGCCAGTGAACTAGAGGACGAGCAGAGAAG TGTTGATAATCAACTCAAGTATGCCCAGGCTCAGTTAGACAGACTCAAGAAAACCAACGTCTTCAATGCAACATTCCATATATG gcATGATGGTGAATTTGGTACAATCAATGACTTTAGATTAGGCAGATTACCTGGCATTGCA GTTGAATGGATAGAGATCAACACAGCTTGGGGCCAGGTTGTCTTATTGCTGGTGTCATTGGCCAACAAGATTGGGCTCaagtttaaaaa atatcgCCCAGTACCCTATGGGAATCATTCCTATATTGAAGTTCTTGATGAGAAGAAGGAACTGCCCTTATATGGATCAGGTGGGATCCGCTTCTTATGGGACactaa ATTTGATTCAGCTATGGTTGCCTTTTTAGAATGCTTACAGcag TTTCGTGATGAGGTTGAAAAAGAAGATTCCAGTTTTAATCTCCCTtataaaatgagtaaagggaaAATCTATGAAGGTGAAAAAAACCAGTACTCCATCAA GATGCAGTTCAATTCTGAAGAACAGTGGACCAAAGCGCTGAAATACATGCTGACCAACTTGAAATGGGCTCTAGCATGGCTGTCTGCGAGAAAAAGTCTGGGAGATTGA